The DNA window CCGCCTGGGCGCCCGGCACCGGCACGCCGGAAGTTGGGGGCTTGACCTCAATACAGGGGTTGGAAATTGTGCGCGGCTGCCGGGGGCTGCAACTGGTGGGCTGCGATCTGGTGGAAGTGTCGCCGCCGTATGATATCAGCGGCATGACCGCCCAGATGGGGGCCAATCTGCTCTATGAAATGCTTTGTGTGCTGCCGGGCGTGGTGCAGCGATGAGCCAGGTTAATGAGGTACAGGCCGCGGCGCAGCGCCTGGTGGCGGCATTTGCCCGTAACGACACGCCGGCTTATTTTGCCGCCTTCACCGAAGACGCCACCTTTATCCTGCACACCCTGGAAGCGCCGTTGCTGAGCCGCACCGCCTATTTGGCGCAGTGGACGGCCTGGCAAAACGCGGGCTTCAGCGTGCTGAGCTGCGTTTCCAGCAACGCACACGTGCAGGTGCATGGGGATGCGGCGGTATTCCATCATAACGTCGCTACCCGGATCAGGATTGCTGGGCAGGAGAGCCTGTTGAACGAGATTGAAACCATTGTGTTCAGGCGCACGCCGCAGGGCTGGCTGGCCTGCCACGAGCACCTGTCGGCCTGCAACTGAAATAACGGCGCAGCCCCTGAAGCAAGCAGAGGTAATTATGTCACAGTCAACCATGTCCATCGAAACCTTCGGGGTCGAGCAAATACCTGACGATCGGCGTGACGCCACGCCGTTGGATCTTTTCCGCCTGACCTTTGGCGGCGCCAATACCTTTGCTACCTCGGTGCTTGGCAGTTTTCCTATCCTATTCGGGCTGTCTTTCCAGGCCGGCCTGATGGCTATCCTGATCGGCGTCGTGGTGGGGGCGCTGATCCTGGCGCCGATGGGGGTGTTTGGTGCGATTAACGGCACCAACAATGCGGTGTCTTCCGGCGCCCACTTTGGTGTTCACGGGCGCATCGTGGGCTCTTTTTTGTCGCTGCTGACGGCGGTGGCGTTTTTTTCGCTCTCGGTCTGGAGTTCGGGCGATGCCCTGATCGGCGGCGCCCGCCGCCTGTTGGGCGTGCCCGAAAATGATGTGTCGCTTGGCCTGGCCTACGGCGTTTTTGCCGTGCTGGTGCTAACGGTGTGTATCTATGGCTTTCGCTTTATGCTGTGGGTCAACAAAATCGCCGTCTTCGCTTCCAGCCTGATGTTCCTGCTGGGGTGCTTTGCCTTCAGCGGCACCTTTGATTCCGGCTTTAGCGGCAGCGTGGCGTTGGGTGCGCCAGGCTTCTGGGCCGCGTTTATCGGCGCGGTACTGCTGACCATGAGCAACCCGATTTCATTCGGCGCTTTTCTGGGGGATTGGTCGCGCTATATCCCGCGTAGCACCCCCAAGACACGGATTATGGGGGCGGTGTTTGCCGCGCAGTTGGCCACGCTGATCCCGTTCCTGTTTGGGCTGTGCTCCGCCACGGTGGTGGCCACCCACGCGCCGCAGTATCTGGCGGATAACAACTACGTTGGCGGGCTGCTGGCGGTCTCACCTGCCTGGTATTTTCTGCCGGTCTGCCTGATCGCGATCATCGGCGGCATGTCCACCGGCACCACCGCGCTTTACGGCACCGGGCTTGATATGTCCAGCATGTTCCCCCGTTTGCTTAGCCGCGTGCGGGCGACGCTGCTGATCGGCGTGGCCGCCATTCTGTTTATTTTTATCGGCCGTTTTGCCTTTAACCTGGTGCAGAGCGTTTCCACCTTCGCCGTGCTGATCGTTACCTGCACCACGCCGTGGATGGTGATCATGATTATCGGGCTGGTTGAGCGCCGCGGTTTCTACCACGCGGACGATCTGCAGGTCTTCACCCGTGGTCAGCGCGGTGGGCGTTATTGGTTTCACCATGGCTGGAACTGGCGTGGGCTTGGCGCCTGGATCCCCAGCGCGGGGATAGGGCTGTGCCTGGTCAATATTCCCGGGCAATTCGTCGGCCCGCTGGGCGAGCTGGCCGGGGGGATTGATATCAGCCTGCCGGTGACGCTGGGCTTGGCGGCGCTGGCCTATCTCGTCTTATTGCGTATCTTCCCGGAGCCGGCGGCGGTTTACCGCACAGCGCGCTATGCGCCACAGGCCAGCCTGAATAACCCGGAAATTACGGAGCTGTTGCCATGACTTATCCTCTCTATGTGAACGGCGAATGGCGCCAGGGCCGTGGGCCGACCATCACGGTATTCGAACCGGCGCAGGGCCGGCCATTGGCCGAGGTTTCCAGTGCGTCAACGGAGGATATTGATAACGCAGTGCGCGCCGCCCGTGCGGCGCTCCCGGCCTGGCGGCAAACGCCGGCCGCCGAGCGTGCGCGCCTGTTGCGTGGCTTTGCCGAGCAGCTTGGCCAGCGCCAGGCCGCGCTGGTTGAGCTGCAGATGCGCAATAACGGCAAGCCGCGCCATGAAGCACAGGTGGACATTGATGATGCCATCGCGACCTTTGCTTACTATGCCGGCCTGACTGAAACGCTGGACGCGCGCCAGAACGCCGGCGTTGAACTGCCGGCACCTGGCTTTACGGCACGTCTGCGCTACGAGGCGCTGGGCGTGGTTGGCCTGGTGGTGCCCTGGAATTTCCCGTTGGTGACCAGCGCCTGGAAAATCGCGCCGGCGCTGGCCGCCGGCTGCACCGTGGTGTTGAAAACCTCCGAAATCGCACCGCTGGCCGAACTGGAATATGGCGTCATCGCCCATGAGCTTGGCCTGCCGCCCGGCGTGTTGAATATCCTCAGCGGTGATGGCAACGCCGGCCAAGCGCTGTGCCAGCATCCCGGCATCGACAAACTGTCATTTACCGGCAGCACCGCCACCGGCAGTGCGGTGATGCACGCTGCGGCGCAGCGTTGCCTGCCGGTAACGCTGGAATTGGGCGGCAAGTCGCCCATCGTGGTGTTCGACGATTGCGATCTGCCGCAGGCCGTGGAATGGATCGTCGCCGGCATCTGTTGGAATGCCGGGCAAATGTGCTCGGCCACCTCGCGGCTGCTGGTGCAGGAGGGGATTGCCGATGCGTTATATGCCCGGTTGGCGGCGGCGTTGCAGGCGCTGCGGGTTGGCGATCCCCACACTGATGACGTCGAAATGGGGCCGATGGTCAGCGAGCGGCAATGGAACACGGTGCAGGCGTATTTTTCCGTTGCGCGCGATGAGCAACTGCAGTGCCTGGCGGGTGGGGAAGCGCTGCCGCCGCCCGGCTGGTTTATTGCCCCGACGTTCTACGCCGACGTGCCGGCGCACAGCCGGTTGTGGCGGGAGGAAATTTTCGGGCCGGTGATTTGCGCGCGGCGCTTTAGCGACGAAGCCGACGCCATCCGCCAGGCCAACGACTGCGACTATGGGCTGGTGGCCACCGTGGTTAGCGGCGACACGGCGCGTGCCGAGCGGGTGGCTGATGCGCTGGATGTGGGGCATGTGTGGATTAACTCGCCGCAGGCGGTGTTTGTCGAAACCTCATGGGGCGGCACCAAGGGCAGCGGTATCGGCCGTGAACTGGGGCCCTGGGGGCTGGCCGCCTATCAATCCGTCAAGCACGTCACCAGCAAAAAACTGGGCGGCTGAATGCCGCCGACACTCTCAGCCGCAGGCGGCGCATTTGTGATTAAATGCCCTGATTTGGCGGCTTTTTCAGCGCTTGAAGGTGGAATTCAATTTAGCCGTTGACATGGTTTATCGGGTTTCATATCATGCGCCCCGTTCACAGCACAAAGTGATTGTGGAACGGGGCTATAGCTCAGCTGGGAGAGCGCTTGCATGGCATGCAAGAGGTCGACGGTTCGATCCCGTCTAGCTCCACCAACCTTTCTTCTCAGGCAGGGTTGGTTGATACCGTAAACACCGGTTAATGTGTACCACATCTGTGGGGCTATAGCTCAGCTGGGAGAGCGCTTGCATGGCATGCAAGAGGTCAGCGGTTCGATCCCGCTTAGCTCCACCAAAATTTAGAAAGCCGGCCTGGGTATTAGCGCCGTTCATTCACTCAAGCAAGACTTGATGCTGAACGGGAAATCAGGCGGGACATAAGCACCGAATGAGTCTCTCTTCGGTGCTTTTTTCATTTTATCAACGCCAACACACGGCAGCGCGCATTAACCGTTGTTTCCGCGCCCGCCTTGGCAACCCCACAAGCGCCTTCTACCGCGTGCGGAAACAGCACCCAGCCAGCGTATGGCTGTGCTTCGTTCCGCTCAGCCCACCCGCCACTGTCACCTTTTCCGCCATATCCACCCGATAAAAATCCAATAAATCATCTATTTTTCAAATAATTAAATAGTTCTCCATTCTGGTATGAATTCTGCAAAGCCAGGGGTGTTATTCGCTTTTCCCGATAACCATAAGGAGAAAAAGATGGAATCACCCTCTCTGTATTCTGCGGCGCTATTTAACGGAGAAAATGCCGGC is part of the Gibbsiella quercinecans genome and encodes:
- a CDS encoding aldehyde dehydrogenase family protein — encoded protein: MTYPLYVNGEWRQGRGPTITVFEPAQGRPLAEVSSASTEDIDNAVRAARAALPAWRQTPAAERARLLRGFAEQLGQRQAALVELQMRNNGKPRHEAQVDIDDAIATFAYYAGLTETLDARQNAGVELPAPGFTARLRYEALGVVGLVVPWNFPLVTSAWKIAPALAAGCTVVLKTSEIAPLAELEYGVIAHELGLPPGVLNILSGDGNAGQALCQHPGIDKLSFTGSTATGSAVMHAAAQRCLPVTLELGGKSPIVVFDDCDLPQAVEWIVAGICWNAGQMCSATSRLLVQEGIADALYARLAAALQALRVGDPHTDDVEMGPMVSERQWNTVQAYFSVARDEQLQCLAGGEALPPPGWFIAPTFYADVPAHSRLWREEIFGPVICARRFSDEADAIRQANDCDYGLVATVVSGDTARAERVADALDVGHVWINSPQAVFVETSWGGTKGSGIGRELGPWGLAAYQSVKHVTSKKLGG
- a CDS encoding purine-cytosine permease family protein, translated to MSQSTMSIETFGVEQIPDDRRDATPLDLFRLTFGGANTFATSVLGSFPILFGLSFQAGLMAILIGVVVGALILAPMGVFGAINGTNNAVSSGAHFGVHGRIVGSFLSLLTAVAFFSLSVWSSGDALIGGARRLLGVPENDVSLGLAYGVFAVLVLTVCIYGFRFMLWVNKIAVFASSLMFLLGCFAFSGTFDSGFSGSVALGAPGFWAAFIGAVLLTMSNPISFGAFLGDWSRYIPRSTPKTRIMGAVFAAQLATLIPFLFGLCSATVVATHAPQYLADNNYVGGLLAVSPAWYFLPVCLIAIIGGMSTGTTALYGTGLDMSSMFPRLLSRVRATLLIGVAAILFIFIGRFAFNLVQSVSTFAVLIVTCTTPWMVIMIIGLVERRGFYHADDLQVFTRGQRGGRYWFHHGWNWRGLGAWIPSAGIGLCLVNIPGQFVGPLGELAGGIDISLPVTLGLAALAYLVLLRIFPEPAAVYRTARYAPQASLNNPEITELLP
- a CDS encoding YybH family protein; this translates as MSQVNEVQAAAQRLVAAFARNDTPAYFAAFTEDATFILHTLEAPLLSRTAYLAQWTAWQNAGFSVLSCVSSNAHVQVHGDAAVFHHNVATRIRIAGQESLLNEIETIVFRRTPQGWLACHEHLSACN